One genomic window of Haloferax mediterranei ATCC 33500 includes the following:
- a CDS encoding Cdc6/Cdc18 family protein, which translates to MRLEDRITRRRQRGGTRRRLVRDLSALDPTAHPDEPTGRGPTLERILDHLDPIFDGDLPPNAHIYGPKGAGKSAVVTTLFEHLSRVVPSQQSVIYTTTRTAGAPTTSFAYIDARDASTEFALLHATLDALSEESIPSQGVGVEALRDRLARRVSYDERAVVAVDHVGEPETYEAMTAIEALEAVSPNFSVLTVGRTPLDGETAERIQSVSVPKYERHSLVDILVARASDGVARNALTHEVTSNVAAWADGDAHDALSALYGATTLAATDGADTIGAEYVDAGMDAVPEDGCSLGRVFALPDSRHHVLRAFVELDDEDTASVSAATEAIASTPTVSLSEATIRRVLYELSDLGIVRRVSERDSTDGPGRPATRPIPNFSTLAFRGLIDTNH; encoded by the coding sequence GACCCGACTGCCCACCCGGACGAACCGACGGGTCGCGGCCCAACACTCGAGCGGATTCTCGACCACCTCGACCCGATTTTCGACGGTGACCTTCCGCCGAACGCCCACATTTACGGTCCCAAAGGGGCAGGAAAGTCCGCCGTCGTGACGACGCTCTTCGAACATCTCTCGCGCGTCGTCCCATCCCAGCAGTCGGTCATCTATACGACCACCCGTACTGCCGGGGCACCCACGACTTCGTTCGCGTATATCGACGCCCGCGATGCATCAACTGAGTTCGCGCTCCTCCATGCGACCCTCGATGCGCTGTCCGAAGAATCAATCCCGTCGCAAGGGGTCGGCGTCGAGGCGTTGCGCGACCGACTCGCGAGGCGGGTCTCTTACGACGAACGCGCGGTCGTCGCAGTCGACCACGTTGGCGAGCCGGAGACGTACGAAGCGATGACGGCCATCGAAGCCCTCGAAGCGGTGTCACCGAATTTCTCGGTTCTCACAGTCGGTCGAACACCGCTCGACGGCGAAACCGCTGAGCGAATCCAGTCGGTCTCGGTTCCGAAATACGAGCGACACAGCCTCGTCGACATCCTCGTCGCGCGTGCTTCCGATGGCGTCGCGCGCAACGCGCTCACTCACGAGGTGACGAGCAACGTTGCCGCGTGGGCTGACGGGGACGCCCACGACGCGCTTTCGGCGCTGTACGGTGCGACCACGTTGGCGGCGACAGACGGTGCGGACACCATCGGTGCCGAGTACGTCGACGCCGGTATGGACGCGGTTCCGGAGGATGGTTGCTCGCTGGGTCGCGTCTTCGCCCTCCCGGACAGTCGCCATCACGTGCTTCGGGCGTTCGTCGAACTCGACGACGAGGACACAGCGTCGGTCTCGGCGGCGACGGAGGCAATCGCATCGACACCGACCGTGTCGCTGTCGGAAGCGACTATCAGACGCGTTCTCTACGAACTTTCGGACCTCGGAATCGTTCGCCGCGTCTCCGAGCGCGACTCGACGGATGGGCCGGGCCGTCCGGCGACGCGTCCCATCCCGAACTTTTCGACGTTGGCGTTCCGCGGACTCATCGATACGAATCACTGA